The following DNA comes from Salvia splendens isolate huo1 chromosome 17, SspV2, whole genome shotgun sequence.
TGAGAGGGCTAATATCTCTGTATGAAGCTTCGTCTTTAAGCGTGGAGGGGGAAAGCATAATAGATTTAGCTAAAGATTTTTCACTGAATCAACTTGCTCGAAGGCTCAACCAAATCACAGAGCCGCTTCTAAAGGAGCAAGTGAGCCATGCTTTGGAGGTTTCTCTACACTGGAGAGTGCATAAGCTAGAAGCCAAATGGTTCATACAATTGTACGAGAATACAACCGAAGCAAACCTTGCTCTGGTGGAGCTGTCTAAATTGGACTATAACATGGTACAAGCAACATACCAGCAAGAGCTCAAGCGACTGTCAAGGTAAATTTAATAGATTTACTTTTTAGTAAGAGTGGAAGCATTCATTGCTGATGAGTTACGATTTCAGTTGGTATAGAGAGACTGGTCTGCCAGAAAAGCTGGGATTCGCTAGGCACAGGTTAGCAGAGTGTTTCTTGTGGGCTCTGGGATTCGTTCCGGAGCCTCATCTTGGATATTCAAGGGAGATTTTGAGCAAAATTGCTGTTATGATCACCATAATAGACGACATATACGACGTATATGGAACCTTGGAAGAACTTCAATTGTTCACTCACACAATTGAGAGGTTTGGCTGCTTACTTCATTCACAATCAACATACTACCACTCATATAAATGCCACTATCTTCAGGTGGGATATTAATTCACTGGACAGCCTTCCAGAATACATGAAGATTTGCTTCTTAGCTCTCTTCAATTCTGTGAATGAATTTGCTTATCATATACTCAGAGACCAAGGTTTCAATGTCATCTCAAATCTGAAGAATCTGGTAAAAACATGTGTATATACACAAATAAGATTTTCATGTCTGAGGAATCATAGTAGTGATACGTGTTTGTTGTTTCAGTGGGCAGAGCTGTGTAGAGCTTACTACTTAGAAGCAACATGGTTTCACAGTGGTTATGTCCCAACCACAGATGAGTACCTAAATACAGCTTGGATTTCCATTTCTGGCCCTCTACTTATTTTTTATGGTTACTACACCACTAATCCTATCAACAAGAAGGAATTGAAGATCTTAGAGCAATATCCCGGCATCATTCGTTGGCCATCTACAGTTCTTCGTCTGGCCGATGACTTGGCAACTTCATCTGTAAGAAAACTATGACAATATAGTCTATATGTATTTTAAGCCCCAGCTAAACACACCCTTGTTTGAATATAGTATTTTCTTAAACAGGATGAAATGAAACGAGGGGATGTTCCAAAATCAATCCAGTGCTGCATGAAGGAAACAGATTGCTCTGAGGAGGATGCTCGTAAGCATATAAAGCAGTTGATAGACACGGCACTGAAGCGAATGAACAAAGAGATATTGATGGAGAATCCTATAAAGAATTTAGGGCAGACTGCCATGAATCTTGGACGGATCT
Coding sequences within:
- the LOC121774032 gene encoding exo-alpha-bergamotene synthase-like — translated: MEEVIRRSANYEASIWDDDYIQSFESPYTGEKYVREAEKLKVLVKILIHQTEDVLDQLHLIDNLQRLGLSYHFKDQIAKMLDKIYEAQEWSEKDLHFTSLKFRLLRQHGYHVPQEVFCSLMDEEGNFKACLREDMRGLISLYEASSLSVEGESIIDLAKDFSLNQLARRLNQITEPLLKEQVSHALEVSLHWRVHKLEAKWFIQLYENTTEANLALVELSKLDYNMVQATYQQELKRLSSWYRETGLPEKLGFARHRLAECFLWALGFVPEPHLGYSREILSKIAVMITIIDDIYDVYGTLEELQLFTHTIERWDINSLDSLPEYMKICFLALFNSVNEFAYHILRDQGFNVISNLKNLWAELCRAYYLEATWFHSGYVPTTDEYLNTAWISISGPLLIFYGYYTTNPINKKELKILEQYPGIIRWPSTVLRLADDLATSSDEMKRGDVPKSIQCCMKETDCSEEDARKHIKQLIDTALKRMNKEILMENPIKNLGQTAMNLGRISLCIYQNGDGFGLPNSETKKSLVSLLVQPFPMPHL